The Solanum dulcamara chromosome 2, daSolDulc1.2, whole genome shotgun sequence region taccttggcaagtatgaacggacggAGCAACGGCGTGActcattgtgcatcacctatatataggtggtgggattgttgtcggttagagaaactcccaaattgagtggtttgtgcatgatatgatggGTTCGATTGAGAttggttgatgattgagttggattgtaaaacattgcataatttaatttgcatatttattgagttgagtcctttgagttgattattgagttgattgttgagttgattgttgagttgattctaTAAGACCGGATTAGGTGATGTgcgatggattggattatatgatatgtgattggatagtgtacgatggaagggtatattattggattggatatacgatatgattagattgaatcggattatacatgattggatgggatcgaattgtgaatgatttaattgaattatattgtacatgattggattggattatatggtATAGGATTGGTCTTTGTCAAAAAAACTGTATTCTTACCTTAGACTTATGACACGTGATTGAGtctttcttatctttctgagttgagatatttgaaccaacgttactctcccttgaggtatgtttcattctaccataatacatactcgtacattccatgtactgacgtccatttggacctgcatcatttcatgatgcagagacaggtttaggaGATCGTTAATAGGAGCATCAtcgaggatctatacacactcagcgtattggtgagtccttccctacattcggaggacaccgcttataacattcttgcatcgagttagcccttttcattttggtttgaggtagccatgaacatgtcattagCACCaaatagatagtagtgatagaggcttcatagactagatagtgatgggtcgattgagtattttcttttcttgaattatttttgtcgaactattttaatgacaaagattgaagtttgatttgttggctcatgacctttctttcttgagttagatcattgatttggattggccgccaaattatttctttattttcaaatcttctgttgattgaatgaatgaacggatgtttgatcaggctatgtggttcgtttgggagccagaaatggtttctgagtgccgattacgtctagggtaccctcctggggcgtgacagAGGCCTCCTTACTTTTGGAGGGTTCCAGTTGACTTATCTTATTCAGTATTTAGTATACATTTCTAGTAGAGTTTTCGGATAGCCATGGGTCTTGTCCCGGCACCCATCTCTAGTtcagtagaggcttcatagacgaGTTGGACAAGTTAGTCAAGTCAttgttttcatatattttcaaactcatttattattatttagacTTTTCATAACTTTTAGATAAAGTTGTTGAGATGACTTTGTTTTTGCTTAAATCATTATGATTACTTATCTTTTATAAAACTTCTGTATGAGTTGTTCAGTCTTCTATATAATAGTAAGTCAGGCCAAGGATTTtcttgggaccaacaatggcTTGAGTGACAGCCAAACTCAGGATATTgactctcggggcatgacacgCCTCCTTTATCTTATCCCAAGCCTCTTTGACTATTTCACAAACCATAATTCTCGTAAATATCACTTCCGTAAGATATGAATGTATGTAGGTGAGAGCTTTTGTAGATCTAGTCACCaactcattaatatttttaatttctttgagAGTTGCATTAACTCTCAATGGCTGGACAACAGGTTCTTCTCTCTCAACAATTTTCCATAAATTGAGAGTGTTTAGCTAAGCCCTCATCTTGATGGACCAAATGTAATAATTCTCTCCGATGAAAATCAAAGGACTCATCGTTGGCTAATTTTTAGGtaataaattcaagaaaaagaaaacaaattatATGAGTCAAACAACAAGATATGATTCAGATCATTTAAGAaataagctctgataccatgctAAAACAAAGAACTTCAAGGCTACAAGGTGTAGCAGTAGAGTTGTAGCTGTAAATTGCAATAGAATTTATAAGATAAAGAAGGAGAAGGCTGAAATTTTTTAAACTCAAAGGACTTGTCTTCTACAAAAATATCTACAATCTAGGAGTCTATAGAGAAATCTTACTTtcctaacaataattaatatttgcatTAGCTATACATATGGAAGATGTATCAAACAAGTTACTAGTAATACGGCAAAGCTACTGcatggatttttttttaatacactATACCAAATGACTTCTTAGTGTATCAAAATCTTTTGCCCAAAAGATCAAAGATAGCagaattaaaaaagaatgacatatttttttatttgacaaATATTTAATGACACTATCAACATTTTATCCATGTTGGATTCCACTTATTTGGCAAAAATTCCATAAACGTATACTCTTTTTAATGATAATTTTAAAACATTACAAAGTCTTTTCATATTTCTTAAACTTTGTATTCAGGCAAACTACATCACATATATTGAAACCAAGGGAATAGACATGTTATTATGCATTCCAGCAGTAATGTCAGCTTACTAAAATGTTAAAGATCATGTACTCATGAGGAAATTTAGCCTTTATCCATATTGAGGCACtagattttttatttcataattgtTAACTATTACGATGTAAGGTGGAAGATGTGGCCTATTTGCTCTGTGTATATCTGAATTGAAATTACTAAAATATATAGAGTCATCAAGCGTTGCTCCCACACGCCTTCTTCTACCCATGCAGCCCTAGGCTTACGAGAGAGGAATCTGGCAAAACCCTCAGAAAGCATATATGGACAACTAAGttttattgaattttaattAGTAAGATATTcgaattatattaaattcaagaaatatTAGTTAAATAAATATTGTGAATTAATATAGTTATTTTACCTTTTGACTGCAGTTGAATGGGTTTAGCTTAGAATTGAACTCAGTGGCGTCGAATTCgagttaattatttaaattcaaCAAATATGGATTTAATTGGGTTACAAATAACAAGCTTACTTTGTCAAATCTAAAATGTCATCTTATCCTAAAGGTCTAAATTGATACTCAAACGATGTGGCACGTAAGTCAAATGAAAGGGTCAATAGGATCACGCCACATGCATGTAAGAATAACATAGCATCACTAGTCAAATCAAAGACCAATGAAAATGTATCATGTATACAAGTGATATATTCTAATCAATCAAATATGAGCATGTCACTTCAATCTGATTGGTTGAAAAATAATCGTCCTCATTACAACTCTTTCATCCCTCAACTATAAATGGGGGTCTTCATAATTCAGAAAAACGTTCGGATAATTGATAACAAAAACGAAAGAGAAAACTAGTAAATTAAAGACCGTTAATTTTCTCTATACAAGTCAAGATTCGAAGAATGTTCGAGTTGAAGATCATTGTAGTTAGCGTGAATGCAAATTCATTATTCATGAAAAGCATCCAAGTGTTCATAGCGGAtaagtcaaatcaaatccaagACAAAGATTCAAGACGAAGCTACTCCAACCTTTGAATCAAATCAAATTCATTAACATAGTTTACATTAATATTGAAAGAATCataggattatcatagagattctAACACTCATTATATCTAAAAATAAATACTATAATTGTTGTGATATTTTTCTgccttgattattatttttctagaCGTGAATTTATCATCTACAACATCGTTTTCCCTTGTCTGCTTGGCTGTGTGAAATTTGAAATGTTTGTGGACCTAGATTTCACATTCTACTGGTTCTTTTATGTTTGTATGGTCAGAGACATCTTACAAGAAATACCTAACAGATTGCAAGAAATGTACCAGTTATGTATCAACATGGAAAGTGCACACTAAGGAAATAACAAGTGCAACAAACTTAAAATCCTATATCTTCacaaaacaaaaagaatatGTATAGAAATGGGGTTACTCTTATATATAGCAAActcaaatgaagaaaaaggtCAAAATGAGACATCCAAAGAGCCCTTCTTGCTGCATTCAGAGTTTAATCATCTTATTGGAACCTTTATCCAACCATTTGCAAAAGCAATGGCCAAGATCACAAAGGGTGTTGACATTCCAAATATGATTATATAAGGAAGAGGTGTCATCATAGGGTTCTCCCCTGCTCTTTCTCCTGCTGATTGCCAATACCTAAAACACCCAAGCTCTTTCACTTATTATAAACTATTCAAAAAAATTCCCTATGTGTTACTTCATAATAatacatatcaaaatcaagaaaaccAAAACAAGTGTTAATCATAGACCAGACATAAATCAATAAATATGCCCCAATCTCAAACTAGTGGTTGATTTCTCAACTAATAGTTATTAACtcataaagttatttttattcttGATTCAATTACAtactttaataaaaaaaagtgattttaTGAGATAATAACTATTAGTTGAGTGATCATCTAAAAATCAATTCCTCAAACTAGTAAAGATTGGTAATACAAacatttttatctcaattatttTCTATTCATAACAAACCGATGTAGTGTATGCCTAGGTGACTACATTCCGATTATGTTGTTTggactcttccaaaatttcgcTGGGTGCTTGGCAAATCCTTGCGAAGTAGTATATCTTCTAAgtacccaacatgaatgcagtAGCATTTCTAGAGAATACAAGCAACATAGATTTCAACAATTTCTTTTCAATCATCTGGTAACCAAAATTCACTGATCAAATTAATCCGGATTCGCTCTATACAGTCCGATTAAAGGAGCAAAATTTTAGCTTACCACACAATTCTTTGTTTTAAGGGTTCAAATGGGTTCAAACTCGAGACTCTGATTAAGGGATAAAAAATCCCAATCATTTCACCAACAAATTAAACGCAATGTTTAGAGGATGTATCACACTTCAACACTTTAATGTGGACTATGCTTTGCGATAACCGATGACCAATAATATTTACTCAAATAATGTATTTGTATTAAATGatttattaaatatgtataaatattaagTTTAGAATTTAGTTATTAACCGTCAAAATCATCATTATTAAATTCAAAACTCATAAGGTTAAAATTCTAGCTTTGCCCTAGGttagaaacaaaaaaatatatgagtGATGGAAAACTTACTGTTCAGGTTCTTGTTCTTTAGTTATGAATTTCTTCTTCCCATCTTTCTTGACATCACCCTCTTCTCCTCCTATCAAGaatcacacacaaaaaatacactttttttcttatatagaaaacagtaaaatcataaacaataaattaattaaaccaAACCTAATTTAGCAGAAACTCTGAAATGGCTTCCCCTTCTTTTCAATGAGGTTGAAGTGAGAGATTGGGGAAAAGGTGAAAACAGATCCCTTGATAAAGCTGCAAAGTTCATGCTAAGTGTAGAAGAAACAGCCATATTAGCTGcaattcctttttttaaaacaaataataaagtTTCTGCAGATAATTTGTGGATTTTTAGATAGTGCTACCAGTCCTTCAAATATATATCTTATCACTTGTGGTCAATTTTAACTAAAGTAATATCTTCAggatttattttttctctacaAGCTATATTCGATTTTATTATATTCAGCTAGACCCCCAATGTTTAGAATACCGTCATTCAGACCCTTTAGGTTAAATAACATATTCTTTTGACAAAAGAAAAACGGAAAAGAATTAAATATACTTTTGTACTTtttgaaatagtttaaatatatctTTCGTTATATTTTTGGTACAAATGTATCCCTAACAATATACtatcgatccaaatatatcccTCCCCCTATACTTTCGCACAAATTTGTCCTTaattttaataaagaaatatatgTCAAATTTAGAATTAATGACATGCCCACAATTTTAAATGCccacatttttttaaaacaccACCCATTTAACCCAACCCAAAAATTGTTCTTTGGTGATGAATTCCATTttcttaaaagaagaaaaagggtGCTATATATGTTTTGTGTCGTATATAGCTATAGATTTCGGAAACCAAAGTTCTTTCCAGCGATCTCTGCCACTCAGATAATCAGTTAAATTGCAAAGCCTGtgaatttatgatttctttctAAGTTTTTATCATCTAATTAACCCATTGTCTAAAATTAAATTGATTGAATTAGTAATATCATTTCAACAATTAACAAAAACCTTATTGATTTTATGATGATTAGGTAATTAATCATGGTGTACCAAAGAAAGTTGTCAAACAAATGCTAGAGGATTCTGGGCATTTTGTCTAGCTAACAGTAGAACAAAAGCTAAAATTGTATTCAATAATGTTAAAAATAAGTGCATCTTCGGTGGTTTCTTTTACTGTTTTACTTCCGCGTTGTTTAGTTTactcagtcaaaaataaatcaGTTCTTATTTCGTAGGAAATTTATCTAGATAAGAGTCTTAGTAAGTTGTTAGAGTTATTTTAGGAGTTGAAGTTAGTGTCATAGTTTATATAGTTGTGTATCTGATGTAAACAAAAAAGCTCTAGTGAATAACATTCTCTTTGTTCTATTTTTCGTTATACTGTAAACTTCATCTTTCTTTGCTTATCTTTTGTtttatggtatcagagcaaggtcATTGATCTGATAGTTATTACCATCTTCTTGTGTATCAAGTTTTATTAGTCTTGTTGGAGGAGATTGAAAGTTtcagagaaaagaaagaaagaaaagcttGTGTTGTATGGAGTCGATAAATGGGGAAAATAGTTCAAATGCTCAGTTTGGTGTCGAGAAGCTTGTAGGGACAAACTACAAGTATTGGAGAATGTGTATGGAAGCTTACCTTCAAGGTCAAGACCTGTGGGATCTTATTGTTGGTGTTGAAGCAGAAGTTCTAGAAAATACTTCGAAAAATACAGAACCACGGAGAAAATGGAAGATTAAATGTGGTAAAGTACTCTTTTCTTTGAGAATTTCAATTGGCAAAGAGCTCATCGACCATGTACGTGGTGTTAGTTCACCAAAATAAGTTTGGGAGATACTTGAGAGATTGTTTACAAAAAAAAACACCGCTAGGCTACAATTGATGGAAAATGAATTGGCAATGCTAACACAGGGAGGCATGTCTATTTCTGAATATTTCTTACGAGTTAAGGCTATTTGTGCTGAAATTTCAGATTAGATTCTGATGAGATGGTTAAGCAAGATTGAAATGATTTCTTATTTGAGGATTAAAGGAGGAGTATAATCCATTCGTTACCTCCATTCAAGAATGGACAAATCAACCTTCAGttgaagaatttaaaattttgttttccAACAAAGAGGCATTGGCCAAGCAAATGGCAAAAAACCTTGAGCCAGATGCAACTCTTTTTTCAAGGGataagaataaaaagaaaaacacatcATCTGAAAGCAGGAACAATGAAAAAGAATCAAATAGTGAAAAAACTACTGGTGACAACTTTGAAAATAGGAAGTGCTGCGGTAAACTTGGACACATCAAGAAATATTGTAGAGTGAAGCTCTCAAAAGCAAATTTTACAATTGAAAATGATGAAAGTGAGAAACTCAAATGGGAGCAATGCTTCACTGTTGAGGTTTTTAAATGGACAAAATGATGATATCATACCAGTTCAAGCTCTCTACAATAATGATAGTTGCAAACAAGAATGGATCCTTGATTCTGGCTGCTCACATCATGTAACCAGAAATGATTCTCTTCTTTCAGAGTTGCGTCAACACAAAAGAGAACATGTTGTTGTTATAGAGGATAACTCGATATATACAGTAGCAAATGAAGAAGTCTTGAAGATTCACATTGGAGATATAGGGACTGTCAAGTTGAACGATGCATTTCATACTCCAGGTTTGAAGAGAAAATTTCAATTTCTCAAATCACTGATTCTGGAAAATATATTTCGTTTAGTCCAAATGATTGAAGATTCTGGACaacatgaagaacatatctgtTGATGTTGTTCTTATGAGTGAAAAAAAGAGTTCGTTGTTTGTCATGGCAGTAGGGGAAGCCTATGTGAAGAACACAAGTCAAACAGATAGCACAACAATTTGACATGCTCGACTAGGGCATTTGGGATACCAATTGTTACAACAAATCTGTTCAAATAAATTGATGAATGGTCTACCAAATCTACAAAATAACCATGAAGATGTAGTTTGTCAAGGTTGTAAATTTGAAAAATCACACCgtctttcatttcaaagatCATCGAATTGCAGATCCATAATGTTTGAACTGGTTTATATATATCTGATGggaccaacaaaaacaacaagatATAGTGGTTTTCGTTACATCAAGATACACCTAGATGATTTCTCAAGATATACATGAATGAAGTTCTTGAAAGAGAAGAGTAAAGCCTCGTCTAAATTTGCTGAATTTAAAACTGTCGTGGAGAAGGACTTTGGGGTAAAAATTAAATTCTTGCGTAGCGACAATGGAGATGAATATATGTCTGatgaatttttcaaatactGTGACGACAATGGTACTTCAAGGCAAATGACATGTCCtaataccccccccccccccaattgaATGGTGTTTCAGAAAGAAAAATAGCTTATCTTGCTTCTACGAGCCTTTTCTGGTTGCCTGATAAAAAATTCCCCCGAGAGCTTTGGGCTAAAGTTATTCAATGCGCTTGTCATGTGATAAATCGCTTGCCTCCATGGCCAGGTAAAGAAAAATTTCCTTTTGAGATTCTAGTTCATGAAAAGCCAAATGTGAATTACTTTCGGGCATTTGATTTCACTTTTTATGTTCATATTCCAAAATCTAATCGAACTAAATTTGACCCGAAAGCAGAAATGTTTGTTGGCTATGATTCATATAGGAAAGGGTGGAGGTGTATGGATCTTGAAACCAAGAAATTTGTCACTTCCAGATATGTTGTTTTTGATGAAATATCATCCTAACATTCTGCCCAGAATACTAACAATCAAGAAATAATTCTTGATGTCGATCAAGAACTTTTTGAGTTGATTCCAGTAAGAAACTTGCAAGCTTCAAATAATGATGAAAGCTCAAATTCATATTTCCTTGAACAAGAAATTGAAAGAAGGTCGACAAGGGAGAAAAGACAGTCAAATTACTTCAAAGATTATGCGGTACACTTGAACAATTGCTCGGTTACTTCATGCTTCTTTATAGAAATATTGGATGAACCAATAAGCTATGAAGAAGCCAAAGGTCATCCCAAATGAGAAGAAGctatgcaagaagaaattgacgTTATGAATAAAAATCAGACGTGGGAGTTGATGTTGAAGCCAGAAAATTGCGAGCTTATCACTTGCAAAAGGGTTTATCGTTTGAAGAAAAACTCAGATGGGGTTGTCAAAAAATACATAGCTTGGCTTGTCGAACGTGGTTTTTATCAAAGTTATGTACTGAATTATGAGGAAAATATTCAATCCAGTTGCAAAAATGGTAAATGTAAGAACCATTTTTTCTCTTGAAGCATCTATGAGCTGGACGTTGTGGCAGCTTGACGTAAAGAACGCTTTTCTTTATGGAGAATTGGATCATGAAGTGTTTATGGAGCAGCCAAAACGATATGTCTCTATGAATTATCCTCACCATGTTTGCCAATTAAAGAAAGAATTGTATGGTCTTAAACAAGCAACATGAGCTTGGTATGGTAAAGTTACCCAATACTTTATATTTTGTGGCTTTAAAGTTTTTGATGCACATTCTAGTCTATTTATTCAATTAGAATCAAATATGCATCTGATGGTCTTATTATATGTGGAAGACATGATCATTACTGGAAATAATGAAGCTGCAATTTCTATTTGAAAAGTGATCTTTCGATTCGATTTGAGATGAAGAATTCAGGGGAAGTGAACTATTTTCTTGATCTGAAAATTACAAAAACAGATCAAAGATACTTTATTTCTCAAAAAACATATGCAAAGAAATTGATGCAGCGTTTTGTCATAGTGGAGTCGAAAGAAAAAGGCACTCCAATGGAACCACATCTAAATTTGATGAAAGTTGCAGGAAAGTCATTAAAAGATGCCAAAAATTTTCAGCAACTTCTTGatagtttaatttatttaactatCACAAACTCGGAGATTGCTTATTCCATTGGAATTGTTTTTCAGTTCATGCAATGTCTAAGAAGTTCACACCTTGATGCAGCAAGGAAAATTCTTCGTTATGTGAAGGGCTCACTTGATCATGGTCTTATGTACAAAAGACATGAAATTTTTATGCACAATGAATTTATCGACGCGGATTGGGCTGGAAATGCGAATGATAGACATTCAACTTCAGGATATTATTTCAATACTGCTTCAGCTATGGTATCTTGGTGCAGCAAGAAGCAACCAGTGGTAGCATTATCAAGCACCGAAGCTGAGTACATAGTCGCAACTATGGCGGCACAAGAATGTATGTGGTTGAAGAGATTAATAGGAGAGATGTTGTGCAAAGTTGATTATTCTATTCAAATTCATTGTGATAATGAAGTTGTTGTCAAGCTTGCATCGAATTCAATTTTTCATGATTGGACGAAGCACATAAAGGTTAATCATCACTACATTTGAGAGAAAGTGCTGGAGCAAGAAGTTATTCATAAAGGAATTTCTACAAATGAGCAAGTCACAGACATATTTACAAAGGCCTTGATAAAGCCTGTTTGAGTATTTGAATGCTGTTCTTGGAGTTATTGATAGTAAGCATGCACTAAAGGGGAATGTTAAAAATTAGTCCATCTCCCGTGTTTTCTTTTACTGTTTTACTTCTGCATTGTTTAGTTTACCGAGTCAAAATAAATCAGTTcttattttaaaggaagtttaTCTATATAGGTGTCTTAGTAAGTTGTTAGAGTTATTTTAGGAGTTGAAGTTAGTGGCATAGTTTATACAGCTGTGTATCTACTGTAAACAAAAGTGCTTCCCTGAATAACATTCTCTCTGTTCCATTTTCCGTTATACTGCAAACTTCTTCTTTCTCTgcttattttttgttttaaataattataaggAATGAAAATCTGATAAAAATCCTTGGAttcatctttttcttctataaaaaaTACGTAATTCATCAGAAAACTCGAGTATATAAAATTTGGGGGCAGATTATTAATTCTAAGCTTGACACGTGTTTCTCCGTTAAAATTAAGGATAAATTTGTGTCAAAAATATATTGGAAGGATATATTTGGACCGAAAGTATGACGGAAGACATATATTTGTACCGAAAATACAAGGGGTATATTTAAGCTATTTCATAAAGTACAAGGGTATATTTGACTTTTTACCGAAGGAAAAATACCCAGCACTTAACACTTCTTTCGAACCTCATTACTttcttctcttatttcttttatttttgcctCAATTCATTACCTCACAAGTTTTTCTCAAATCAAAAACGTCttactcattttttaaatttatttttatgtatatttttttaagtggACCTCTTTAGTCACAAGCAATTTTTCAATTGATCACCATTTTTCTACACTTGATTATCTCTTATTTATATGTCTTTTAGTTCACATCACATAATCTAAGCTATATATATAGTCTTTAAAAAGGTAAGGTGCAAAAACtaagaatttaatataaaaatcaagatagaattatAACTATCAAATGAAAAACTACATGCTGTAGTACTATAATCGCTAATGTATTATGTGCAAGTCAaacaattttcaaaaatctatAACACTGCTTTTAGTAAATTAGTTTGGGAACAACATTTATAAGCACCAAAA contains the following coding sequences:
- the LOC129880630 gene encoding uncharacterized protein LOC129880630 — its product is MAVSSTLSMNFAALSRDLFSPFPQSLTSTSLKRRGSHFRVSAKLGGEEGDVKKDGKKKFITKEQEPEQYWQSAGERAGENPMMTPLPYIIIFGMSTPFVILAIAFANGWIKVPIR